One Leptolyngbya ohadii IS1 genomic window carries:
- a CDS encoding glycoside hydrolase family 13 protein: protein MQKRWWKESVVYQIYPRSFKDSNGDGVGDLRGIIEKLDYLDKLGIDIVWLCPVYKSPNDDNGYDISDYYDISDEFGTLADWEELLTGLHDRGIKLIMDLVVNHTSDEHPWFLRARQSKDNPYRDYYIWRPGKDGGEPNNWASFFGGSVWEYDEATDEYYLHLFSRKQPDLNWENPQLRAEIYTMMHWWLRKGIDGFRMDAINMISKVPGLPNAPQVTNDRYQFGGQYFINGSRLQEFLGEMKREVLSHYDIVTVGETPMLTTEHGIELTHEETGHLNMLFQFEHMVIDEDPNNPLPHRSVVPWRLQDLKRVMTRWQKDLEHKGWNSQYLSNHDVPRAVSRFGNDGQYRVESAKLLATFLLMLHGTPYVYQGDEIGMTNVQFDSIEDYHDIETRTIYHEFVEEKGISPEAAMEIIHSRSRDNARTPMQWNNSPHAGFTTGKPWLKLNPNYREINVEQALSDPNSIFAYYQQLIRLRKANPVIVYGTYDLILESHEQIYAFTRTLKDDRLLILLNFTQHSASCTLPSDLSFDGQELLISNYEVNATEEICQLTLRPFEARIYRLQEVGH, encoded by the coding sequence ATGCAGAAGCGCTGGTGGAAAGAAAGCGTTGTTTATCAAATTTATCCGCGCAGCTTTAAGGACAGCAACGGCGATGGGGTGGGCGATCTGCGAGGGATTATCGAAAAGCTGGACTACCTGGATAAGCTGGGCATTGATATCGTCTGGCTCTGTCCCGTTTACAAATCTCCCAACGATGACAACGGCTATGATATCAGCGACTACTACGATATCAGCGACGAGTTTGGCACCCTGGCAGATTGGGAGGAACTGCTGACAGGATTGCACGATCGCGGCATCAAACTGATCATGGATTTGGTGGTGAACCACACCTCCGACGAGCATCCCTGGTTTCTTAGGGCACGTCAGTCCAAAGACAATCCCTATCGGGACTATTATATTTGGCGTCCTGGCAAGGATGGAGGCGAGCCAAACAACTGGGCATCCTTCTTCGGTGGGTCAGTCTGGGAGTACGACGAAGCAACCGATGAGTATTACCTGCATCTGTTCTCCCGCAAGCAGCCCGATCTTAACTGGGAAAATCCGCAGCTCCGCGCCGAAATCTATACGATGATGCACTGGTGGCTTCGCAAAGGGATCGACGGTTTTCGCATGGATGCCATTAATATGATCTCGAAAGTCCCCGGTTTGCCCAATGCGCCGCAGGTGACAAACGATCGCTACCAGTTCGGCGGACAATATTTCATCAATGGTTCCCGACTTCAGGAGTTTCTGGGGGAAATGAAGCGGGAGGTGCTATCCCATTACGATATTGTCACGGTGGGCGAAACGCCGATGCTGACGACTGAACATGGAATTGAGCTGACCCACGAAGAAACGGGACATCTCAATATGCTGTTCCAGTTTGAACATATGGTAATCGACGAAGACCCTAACAATCCTTTACCGCACCGAAGCGTTGTACCGTGGCGCTTACAGGATCTTAAACGAGTAATGACGCGATGGCAAAAAGACCTGGAACATAAAGGATGGAATAGCCAGTATCTCTCAAACCACGATGTGCCACGGGCGGTTTCCCGATTTGGTAATGACGGTCAGTATCGGGTAGAGTCCGCCAAGCTGCTCGCGACCTTTTTGCTGATGCTGCACGGCACCCCCTACGTCTACCAGGGCGATGAAATTGGTATGACCAACGTTCAGTTTGACTCGATCGAGGATTACCACGACATTGAAACGCGCACGATCTATCACGAATTTGTGGAGGAAAAAGGCATTTCTCCCGAAGCAGCGATGGAAATTATCCATTCCAGAAGTCGTGACAATGCACGAACCCCCATGCAGTGGAATAATAGCCCACACGCAGGTTTCACGACAGGCAAACCCTGGCTAAAGCTCAATCCAAACTACCGCGAGATCAACGTTGAACAAGCTCTTAGCGATCCTAATTCAATCTTTGCCTACTACCAGCAGCTCATCCGACTACGCAAAGCAAATCCGGTGATCGTCTACGGAACCTACGACCTGATTCTGGAATCCCACGAACAAATTTATGCATTCACGCGGACGTTAAAGGACGATCGCCTGCTAATTCTCCTCAATTTCACCCAGCATTCAGCGAGCTGTACCCTACCCAGTGATCTGTCCTTTGACGGCCAGGAACTTTTGATCAGCAACTATGAGGTCAACGCAACTGAGGAAATTTGCCAGCTCACGCTACGTCCGTTTGAAGCAAGGATTTATCGCTTACAGGAGGTAGGTCATTGA
- a CDS encoding ABC transporter substrate-binding protein, which translates to MSTHSSTYNSSFVHRFYRWMMRRWQLVTLAIGVFLGVVFYGLMALSQQPVHITMLMTALDIAQERHIVEAFEAQNPDIKVDVIEGPNATNLVEDLYTSSFLLGGSPYDAVVMDVVWLPKFAAAGWLMDLTDRIPQEELKDFIPETVEGSKYQGRLYRLPYRTDSGLLYYREDLLQQVGAQPPETFADLINISKQVQQSNGADWGYVWQGRQYEGLAAMFVEVLEGAGGFWVNPQTLEVGLDRPETQKAIQFLKETIDQGISPPGVTTYQEEEARRLFQSGGAVFMRNWPYALPLANADESPIKGKVGFKPMVHAPGQQSAGALGGWGIGIAKSSPHPEEALRFAQYYASEEAQRNLVLKNGYLPSRRSLYTDSQVVAQYPYFPRMREVAESSALRPPIAQYAQASDILQRYLSAALTGRTNPEQAMRDAANETRNLLQRYSAS; encoded by the coding sequence ATGAGTACTCATTCTTCAACTTATAATTCGTCCTTCGTTCATCGCTTCTACCGCTGGATGATGCGCCGCTGGCAGCTGGTTACATTAGCGATCGGCGTTTTTCTGGGCGTAGTGTTCTATGGCTTGATGGCACTATCGCAGCAGCCTGTTCACATCACCATGCTGATGACTGCGCTGGACATCGCCCAGGAGCGGCATATTGTTGAGGCGTTTGAGGCACAGAATCCCGACATCAAAGTGGATGTGATCGAAGGTCCGAACGCGACGAATTTGGTTGAGGATCTGTACACCTCCTCGTTCTTGCTGGGTGGTTCGCCCTACGATGCAGTTGTGATGGACGTTGTGTGGTTGCCCAAGTTTGCTGCTGCGGGCTGGCTGATGGATCTTACCGATCGCATTCCCCAGGAAGAACTCAAGGACTTTATTCCCGAAACGGTGGAGGGCAGCAAATACCAGGGTAGGTTGTACCGATTACCCTACCGTACGGACTCTGGCTTGCTTTACTACCGGGAAGATTTGCTTCAGCAGGTGGGTGCCCAACCGCCCGAAACCTTTGCAGACCTGATTAATATCTCCAAGCAGGTTCAGCAGTCCAACGGGGCAGACTGGGGATACGTCTGGCAGGGACGACAGTACGAGGGACTCGCCGCCATGTTTGTTGAAGTGCTGGAAGGCGCAGGCGGATTTTGGGTTAATCCTCAAACGCTGGAGGTCGGACTCGATCGCCCCGAAACGCAAAAAGCAATCCAGTTTTTGAAGGAAACGATCGATCAGGGAATTTCGCCTCCTGGTGTAACCACCTATCAGGAAGAGGAAGCCCGCCGACTGTTTCAGAGTGGGGGTGCAGTGTTTATGCGAAACTGGCCCTATGCTCTGCCTCTGGCAAATGCGGACGAGTCGCCGATTAAAGGCAAAGTCGGATTTAAGCCAATGGTGCATGCGCCAGGTCAGCAAAGTGCTGGAGCGCTCGGCGGTTGGGGGATTGGGATTGCTAAATCCTCGCCGCATCCAGAAGAAGCCCTGCGATTTGCCCAGTACTACGCTAGCGAAGAGGCACAGCGGAATCTGGTGCTAAAAAATGGCTATCTGCCCAGCCGTCGATCGCTCTACACCGACTCCCAGGTGGTTGCCCAGTATCCCTATTTCCCCAGAATGCGAGAAGTGGCAGAAAGTTCTGCTTTGCGTCCGCCGATCGCTCAGTATGCCCAGGCATCGGATATTCTTCAGCGATATTTGAGTGCTGCCCTCACAGGTCGAACCAATCCAGAACAGGCAATGCGCGATGCTGCCAACGAAACCCGCAACCTGCTCCAGCGCTATTCTGCCTCGTAA
- a CDS encoding Precorrin-3B methylase, producing the protein MAKPEQPLEGEALIKEVCRRIRVARSYWDAHNNRACRGERERALALYSTLTKEQKDKIPQELRVWLRYRSEKYFGEHRTPPKSKRKSK; encoded by the coding sequence ATGGCGAAGCCGGAACAGCCGCTTGAGGGAGAGGCATTAATCAAAGAAGTGTGTCGGCGCATTCGGGTTGCCCGCAGCTATTGGGATGCCCATAACAATCGTGCCTGCCGGGGAGAGCGAGAGCGTGCCTTAGCCCTGTACAGCACGCTGACCAAAGAGCAAAAGGACAAAATTCCGCAGGAATTACGAGTCTGGTTACGCTACCGCAGCGAGAAATACTTTGGCGAACACCGCACGCCGCCAAAATCTAAGCGCAAGTCGAAATAG
- a CDS encoding saccharopine dehydrogenase family protein translates to MPDRPSSDRSYDVVLYGASGFVGKQTVEYFARSVDPQQVRWAIAGRSRQKLEAVREEVGVTVDVLIADSQDQQAIDAIVSQTRVLLTTAGPFALYGNALVDACVRFQTHYVDITGETPWVKRLIDRYQAQAAAAGTRIIPCCGFDSVPSDLGAYLVVRAMQQEWGVSAQQVKAYFQAAGGLNGGTLASAFNLYDSRETAQMNNPFLLNPSPAPSQAQIEHNQDPQAPVFDSDLNTWVAPFFMAPVNTRIVRRSSALYAQWQQPYGANFSYQEYLKFEEPLAWLKATGTTAGLALLTGILQQPQVRSLVQPILPSPGSGPSEQTMNEGWFSCELIGTAEDGRKVRGRLRDQGDPGNRATVKFLCESALGLALQTDRLPGGQSRGGILTPATGLGDVLAERLRRAGMTVEVTL, encoded by the coding sequence ATGCCCGATCGTCCCTCTTCCGATCGTTCCTATGATGTTGTCCTCTACGGTGCCAGCGGATTTGTCGGCAAACAAACGGTGGAGTATTTTGCTCGTTCTGTTGACCCGCAGCAGGTTCGCTGGGCGATCGCTGGACGCAGCCGTCAGAAATTAGAAGCGGTTCGGGAGGAAGTAGGTGTCACTGTAGATGTGCTGATCGCGGATAGTCAGGATCAGCAGGCGATCGATGCCATTGTTTCCCAGACGCGAGTGCTGCTGACCACAGCCGGACCCTTTGCCCTGTACGGTAATGCCCTGGTGGATGCCTGTGTTCGCTTCCAAACCCACTACGTCGATATTACGGGAGAAACCCCCTGGGTCAAACGCTTGATCGATCGCTATCAGGCTCAGGCTGCTGCTGCTGGAACGCGCATTATTCCCTGCTGTGGCTTCGATTCCGTTCCATCTGATCTAGGGGCTTATCTGGTTGTGCGGGCAATGCAGCAAGAGTGGGGAGTATCTGCTCAGCAGGTGAAAGCCTATTTTCAGGCAGCTGGCGGCTTGAACGGAGGGACGCTGGCATCGGCGTTTAACCTCTACGACTCCAGGGAAACTGCCCAGATGAATAATCCCTTCCTGCTAAACCCAAGCCCTGCCCCTTCACAAGCCCAAATCGAGCATAACCAAGACCCCCAAGCTCCTGTGTTTGATTCCGACCTCAACACCTGGGTCGCTCCCTTTTTCATGGCTCCGGTGAATACTCGGATTGTGCGCCGCAGTTCTGCTCTATATGCCCAGTGGCAGCAACCCTACGGAGCGAATTTTAGCTATCAGGAGTATCTCAAGTTTGAGGAACCGCTGGCATGGCTGAAAGCAACAGGCACAACAGCCGGACTGGCGCTCCTGACGGGCATTCTGCAACAGCCCCAAGTCAGGTCGCTGGTACAGCCTATTTTACCGTCGCCGGGCAGCGGACCTTCAGAACAAACGATGAACGAAGGCTGGTTCTCCTGCGAACTGATTGGCACTGCCGAAGATGGACGTAAGGTGCGGGGACGCCTCCGCGACCAGGGCGATCCGGGCAATCGCGCCACGGTAAAATTCCTCTGTGAATCAGCTCTGGGTTTGGCACTGCAAACCGATCGACTACCGGGGGGACAGAGTCGAGGCGGCATTCTCACCCCTGCAACTGGGTTAGGGGATGTTCTGGCAGAGCGGTTGCGGAGAGCCGGAATGACCGTCGAAGTGACCCTGTAA
- a CDS encoding SDR family oxidoreductase — MAIYLITGANRGIGYEYCRQLQARGETVIAVCRTASQELQQLGIQLEEGIDITSDASVANLRNRLGNQTIDVLINNAGILKRVTLEELDIDCIREQFEVNALGALRVTHALLPNLKAGSKIVLMTSRMGSIGDNTSGSSYGYRMSKVALSMAGKSLSHDLKPRGIAVAILHPGLVQTRMTNFTRGGITPEESVQGLLARIDELTLENTGTFWHANGEMLPW; from the coding sequence ATGGCAATTTATCTAATTACGGGTGCAAATCGAGGCATTGGCTACGAATACTGTCGTCAACTGCAAGCGCGGGGAGAAACGGTCATTGCGGTGTGCCGCACGGCTTCTCAGGAATTGCAGCAGCTTGGCATTCAGCTGGAGGAAGGGATTGATATCACCTCCGATGCTTCGGTGGCAAACCTGCGAAATCGATTGGGAAATCAGACGATCGATGTTCTGATCAACAATGCAGGAATTCTGAAGCGAGTGACGCTGGAAGAGCTAGATATTGATTGCATTCGAGAACAGTTTGAGGTGAATGCTCTAGGGGCATTGCGTGTTACCCATGCTCTGCTGCCCAACCTGAAGGCAGGCTCAAAAATTGTGCTGATGACCAGCCGGATGGGATCGATCGGCGACAATACCTCTGGCAGTTCCTACGGCTACCGGATGTCAAAGGTGGCGCTGTCGATGGCAGGAAAATCCCTTTCGCATGATCTGAAGCCGCGCGGGATTGCCGTTGCGATTTTGCATCCGGGCTTGGTGCAAACGCGCATGACGAACTTTACGAGAGGGGGCATCACGCCAGAGGAATCGGTGCAGGGGTTGCTGGCTCGCATCGACGAATTGACTCTGGAGAACACGGGCACGTTCTGGCACGCAAATGGAGAAATGCTCCCCTGGTAA
- a CDS encoding succinylglutamate desuccinylase/aspartoacylase domain-containing protein gives MSRGKTKLAMIPTIETIPLQQLASGDHLSLQLYKFIGSRSGKKVYIQSNLHGGELTGNAVIHRLMEWLTTLESDRLMGEIWLVPVCNPVGVNIRSHHYASGRFDPYSGHNWNRIFWEYEEKFSEIKAFAQSQLALDPQTIQANFRQRIQAAFLALKPTIDSAAGVPFHEKYRYLLQSLCLDADYVLDLHTSSDRGITYVYYFPNRQESAALLQLEAGILLDEYDGEAFDEAFIKPWLALEEAFGELEKPIRFDVEAYTLELGAGMQIDSEAVDRGISGIQTYLITQGILDLPNFPCSAYPPMRFSPRSKARRYYAPRGGIVQWRVPLGTTVQAGDDLYQLLIFNKAEKLPGVQTVQADRSGQVFDVAISQAVSEGEYVLGVLED, from the coding sequence GTGTCCAGAGGAAAAACAAAGCTTGCCATGATTCCCACGATCGAAACGATTCCACTTCAGCAACTCGCATCAGGCGATCATCTGTCGCTCCAGCTCTACAAATTTATCGGCAGTCGATCGGGTAAGAAAGTCTACATCCAGTCCAACCTGCACGGCGGCGAGTTGACAGGCAATGCAGTCATTCATCGGTTAATGGAATGGCTGACCACGTTAGAATCCGATCGGCTGATGGGGGAAATTTGGCTTGTACCCGTCTGCAATCCGGTGGGCGTGAACATCCGATCGCACCACTACGCCAGCGGACGATTTGACCCCTACAGCGGGCATAACTGGAACCGCATCTTCTGGGAATATGAGGAAAAGTTTTCTGAGATCAAAGCATTCGCCCAATCCCAGCTTGCCCTCGACCCCCAGACCATTCAGGCAAACTTCCGGCAGCGCATCCAGGCAGCGTTTCTGGCGCTTAAGCCTACGATCGATTCTGCGGCAGGCGTTCCCTTTCACGAAAAATATCGCTATCTGCTGCAATCGCTTTGTCTCGACGCAGACTATGTCCTTGATCTCCATACCTCCAGCGATCGGGGGATTACCTACGTCTACTACTTCCCAAATCGCCAGGAGAGTGCCGCACTGCTTCAGCTAGAGGCGGGTATTTTGCTGGATGAATACGACGGAGAGGCGTTTGACGAAGCCTTTATTAAACCCTGGCTTGCCCTGGAGGAAGCCTTTGGTGAACTGGAAAAACCCATCCGGTTTGATGTGGAAGCCTATACGCTGGAACTGGGCGCGGGAATGCAGATTGACTCAGAAGCAGTCGATCGAGGGATTAGCGGCATTCAAACTTATTTGATCACTCAAGGCATTCTGGATCTGCCAAACTTTCCTTGCTCAGCCTACCCTCCCATGCGCTTTAGCCCCCGCAGCAAAGCCAGACGGTATTATGCCCCTCGCGGAGGAATAGTGCAGTGGCGAGTGCCCTTAGGAACAACCGTGCAGGCGGGAGATGATCTGTATCAACTGCTGATCTTCAATAAAGCAGAGAAATTGCCAGGCGTTCAAACGGTACAGGCAGATCGATCGGGGCAGGTCTTTGATGTGGCAATCAGCCAGGCAGTCAGCGAAGGAGAATATGTGCTGGGCGTTCTGGAGGACTAG
- a CDS encoding ABC transporter permease, which translates to MSYWLRNGLIGSVLLFLAAPLLVVGGVSINSTKSLIFPPRGFSLQWYSELFTRSEWLMPMANSLGIACIAAAIASSIAIPIAYSLWRTGKRYPQFLFYLGLAPAVLPPVVIAISFLGFWASIGAYGSIYATILSHAILLIPFPLVTSLLGLRSIQSSIVEASRTLGANESAIFATIVLPLIQPYLIAGYAFAFVFSLNEYIVSFMVSGFTVETLPIKIFNSLHYGYTPVMACVTILFIALAALLFALVNHFGSLLQLLSGSAGTSTKS; encoded by the coding sequence ATGAGTTACTGGCTCCGAAATGGGCTAATTGGCAGCGTTCTCTTGTTCTTGGCTGCGCCTCTTCTGGTTGTGGGCGGTGTCTCGATTAATTCCACTAAAAGCCTGATATTCCCACCCAGAGGATTTTCTTTGCAGTGGTACAGCGAACTGTTTACCCGTTCAGAATGGCTGATGCCAATGGCAAATAGCCTGGGAATTGCCTGCATTGCGGCTGCGATCGCATCATCGATTGCAATCCCGATCGCCTATTCTCTGTGGCGCACCGGAAAGCGATACCCCCAATTCCTGTTTTATCTTGGTCTGGCACCCGCTGTTTTACCGCCTGTGGTAATTGCCATTAGTTTCCTCGGCTTTTGGGCGTCGATCGGTGCCTATGGCAGCATTTACGCAACCATCCTTTCCCACGCAATTCTCCTGATTCCCTTCCCACTCGTTACTTCGCTGTTAGGCTTGCGATCGATTCAATCTTCGATCGTTGAGGCATCCAGAACCCTGGGAGCAAACGAATCAGCCATCTTCGCAACCATTGTGCTGCCCCTAATCCAGCCCTACCTGATCGCGGGATATGCCTTTGCCTTTGTCTTCAGCTTAAATGAATACATCGTTTCGTTTATGGTTTCGGGTTTCACCGTTGAAACTCTACCGATCAAGATTTTTAACAGCCTGCACTATGGCTACACTCCCGTTATGGCTTGTGTCACCATCCTATTTATTGCACTTGCTGCACTGCTATTTGCCCTGGTCAATCACTTTGGCAGTTTGCTACAGCTATTAAGCGGTTCTGCCGGAACTTCTACAAAATCATAG
- a CDS encoding ABC transporter permease yields MSTNLAKLVPAARAEQFTGKLRLLSTLYPPVMLGVFLLIPLCITLVVSVSQRVPAGFYSPGFDLSHYLRFFTPLFLRQTAFSFVLAAIAASCCVGIAFPFTYLLTQLSQTAQVLILIFILSVLSLSEVIISFSWSVLLSESAGLSNLLVFLKILPQAVAWAPGLAAVLLALIYRTLPFAVLVFYPAVTRLNPEVSEAAQTLGASPVRTFFDIILPMQRRAIVTAFLFAFIFAIGSYLIPQMLGSPQHWTISVSITDQAIQQSNLPFAAALSLMLMLLTLGLVWLISSISDRGTER; encoded by the coding sequence ATGAGCACAAATCTCGCTAAACTCGTTCCTGCTGCCAGGGCAGAGCAATTCACAGGTAAGCTACGCTTGCTAAGCACGCTTTATCCGCCAGTGATGCTGGGGGTGTTTCTGCTGATTCCGCTTTGCATTACGCTGGTTGTCAGTGTGTCTCAACGCGTTCCGGCAGGCTTCTACAGTCCTGGTTTTGATCTAAGCCACTATCTCCGGTTTTTTACGCCGCTATTTCTGCGCCAAACGGCTTTCTCTTTTGTTCTGGCAGCGATCGCCGCGAGTTGCTGTGTTGGAATTGCCTTTCCGTTTACCTATCTGTTAACCCAGCTTTCTCAAACTGCTCAAGTCTTGATTCTAATTTTTATTCTATCGGTTCTATCGCTCTCAGAAGTTATTATTAGCTTTAGCTGGTCAGTGCTGCTCTCAGAATCAGCCGGACTATCGAATCTACTTGTTTTCCTGAAGATTCTTCCCCAGGCAGTTGCTTGGGCACCGGGACTTGCCGCCGTACTCCTGGCATTGATCTATCGCACTTTGCCCTTTGCCGTTTTAGTCTTCTATCCTGCGGTTACCCGGTTAAACCCTGAAGTTAGCGAGGCTGCACAAACCCTGGGAGCTTCCCCAGTCCGCACATTTTTTGACATCATTCTCCCCATGCAGCGCCGTGCGATCGTGACCGCGTTTCTCTTTGCCTTTATCTTTGCGATCGGCTCCTATCTAATTCCGCAGATGCTCGGTAGCCCGCAGCACTGGACTATTTCAGTTTCCATTACCGATCAGGCAATTCAGCAGTCCAATTTACCTTTTGCTGCGGCGCTGTCCCTGATGCTAATGCTGCTAACCCTGGGTCTGGTCTGGCTCATTTCCTCAATTTCAGATCGGGGGACAGAGCGATGA
- a CDS encoding ABC transporter ATP-binding protein: MAYLGLKGITKHFGAVNAVDYIDLEIPSGELVSFLGPSGCGKTTLLRLIAGLETPDRGQIFLGNRDITGLPTHQRDIGMVFQSLALFPHMTVGENIAYALRIQGIPKSQQEKQVNELLEMVCLPGVKSRKISQLSGGQQQRVAIARALAHHPKLLLLDEPLSALDAKLREAMQLELRLLQQRLGITTILVTHDQQEAMTMSDRVVVMNEGSIRQVGTPLEIYRQPTDPFVADFIGTNNLLRGVVRNQTAIEVEGMLFTGWQLGDRFSPGQQVSISVRPEDVTLLPRQSSGQLFNHPSGYPSNPSSDHSSNHPLDRLSNHSSDHSSDRLSNPPSDHSSDHNCIPGTVTFIRDVGSSVEIHLDCRGRKVISTVLPKARPALAQGDPVTASFSAHSCIILQ; the protein is encoded by the coding sequence ATGGCTTATTTGGGTCTGAAGGGTATCACCAAACATTTCGGTGCCGTCAATGCGGTTGATTATATTGATCTCGAAATTCCTTCAGGGGAGCTGGTCTCTTTCCTGGGACCGTCAGGCTGCGGAAAAACAACGCTGCTGCGATTAATTGCAGGTTTAGAAACTCCCGATCGCGGACAGATCTTTCTGGGAAATCGAGACATTACCGGGCTGCCAACCCATCAACGCGATATTGGCATGGTGTTTCAATCCCTGGCTTTATTCCCGCACATGACGGTGGGAGAAAACATTGCCTACGCCTTACGCATTCAGGGAATTCCTAAATCTCAGCAGGAAAAGCAGGTTAATGAGCTGCTGGAGATGGTCTGTTTACCGGGGGTAAAATCACGCAAAATTTCCCAGCTTTCAGGAGGACAGCAGCAGCGGGTTGCCATTGCTCGTGCCCTGGCGCATCATCCCAAGCTCCTTTTGCTGGATGAACCCCTTTCTGCCCTGGATGCCAAGCTACGGGAAGCCATGCAGCTAGAGCTACGTCTCCTTCAGCAGCGTTTGGGCATTACAACGATTCTCGTTACCCATGATCAGCAGGAAGCAATGACAATGTCCGATCGCGTGGTTGTCATGAACGAGGGCAGTATTCGGCAGGTCGGTACACCGCTGGAGATCTATCGTCAGCCCACAGATCCCTTTGTCGCGGACTTTATTGGCACCAACAATCTTTTGCGAGGAGTTGTGCGGAATCAGACGGCGATCGAAGTAGAGGGGATGCTGTTCACCGGATGGCAACTAGGCGATCGCTTCAGTCCGGGGCAGCAGGTCAGTATTAGCGTCCGTCCCGAAGATGTAACCCTCTTGCCAAGACAGTCATCAGGTCAATTATTCAATCACCCATCGGGTTATCCATCGAATCCCTCATCGGATCATTCATCAAATCATCCATTGGATCGCCTATCAAATCACTCGTCAGATCACTCATCAGATCGCTTATCAAATCCCCCATCAGATCACTCATCAGATCACAATTGCATTCCTGGCACTGTTACCTTTATTCGAGATGTTGGCTCCAGCGTAGAAATTCATCTGGACTGCCGGGGGCGTAAAGTCATTAGCACGGTTTTACCGAAGGCTAGACCTGCTCTGGCACAGGGCGATCCGGTAACTGCTTCTTTCTCAGCCCATTCCTGCATTATCCTGCAATGA
- a CDS encoding ABC transporter substrate-binding protein, with translation MSYSINRRQFIRGAAAFAGFTAAVACSPQAPSVQTGEKRSLKVGTFGGFFEEAFVKNIYPEFTKATGIEIESVPTPAADAWYTQLETAARANQAPTDLSMMAQIPMLRGQASELWTPFDLERIPNAKYLKDNFIHRYPDGRVDGIGAASWYITFVTNKTKHPNAPTSWASLWDEQYRNQLGMNALPTGGFLLDITAATFFGGSKILETQDGILQVMNKAAEIKPNVKLWYRDEAQFQQALETGELAMGQYYHDVSVLKAKQGKPIQSTFTKEGGINDSGCWVMSRPSKKLEEAYVFMDYMCQPEIQAKLSRNVGVAPVVDRKDTDLTDEEFNAVASDISPIIPAYRTYMEQGDWIAQKWTEMITS, from the coding sequence ATGAGCTATTCGATTAATCGACGACAGTTTATCAGAGGCGCGGCTGCTTTTGCAGGTTTTACAGCAGCGGTTGCCTGTTCTCCGCAAGCTCCCTCTGTACAAACAGGCGAAAAGCGGAGCCTCAAGGTTGGAACGTTCGGCGGATTTTTTGAGGAAGCATTTGTCAAAAATATCTATCCTGAATTCACCAAAGCGACGGGAATCGAAATCGAATCTGTGCCGACTCCTGCCGCAGATGCCTGGTACACCCAGCTAGAAACAGCGGCGAGGGCAAATCAGGCACCCACCGATCTCTCGATGATGGCTCAAATCCCCATGCTGCGCGGGCAGGCATCAGAGCTGTGGACTCCCTTTGACCTGGAACGAATTCCCAATGCAAAGTATTTGAAGGATAACTTTATCCATCGTTATCCAGATGGACGAGTGGATGGAATTGGCGCTGCCTCCTGGTATATCACTTTTGTAACCAATAAAACGAAGCACCCCAACGCACCCACTTCCTGGGCTAGCCTGTGGGACGAGCAGTATCGGAATCAGCTGGGAATGAACGCACTCCCCACCGGAGGCTTTTTGCTGGATATTACCGCAGCAACTTTCTTTGGCGGCAGTAAAATTTTAGAAACTCAGGACGGCATCCTGCAAGTCATGAATAAAGCGGCTGAAATTAAGCCAAACGTCAAACTCTGGTATCGCGACGAAGCACAGTTTCAGCAAGCCCTGGAAACGGGAGAACTGGCAATGGGGCAATACTATCACGATGTCTCTGTACTGAAGGCAAAGCAGGGTAAACCGATTCAGTCAACCTTTACAAAAGAGGGAGGAATCAATGATTCGGGCTGCTGGGTGATGAGCCGTCCTTCCAAAAAACTGGAGGAGGCATACGTTTTTATGGACTATATGTGCCAGCCTGAAATTCAAGCTAAGCTTTCACGAAACGTTGGTGTTGCTCCCGTTGTCGATCGCAAAGATACCGATTTAACAGACGAGGAATTCAACGCAGTTGCAAGCGATATTTCACCCATCATTCCTGCTTACCGCACCTACATGGAGCAGGGCGACTGGATTGCTCAAAAGTGGACAGAAATGATCACGAGCTAA